The following proteins are encoded in a genomic region of Sneathiella marina:
- a CDS encoding CpsD/CapB family tyrosine-protein kinase, translating into MERIKEAIAKAKEQNPDIERIPSKSPTTSKTATIVPESGDIKYQQTRVVDLDMKHLEESRIITLDSEDPNSISFDILRTQVLAKMEANNWRTLAITSPTPECGKTVVSINLALSIAKQTDYTALLADFDLRRPRVGVYLGLPDNNTLSDYLDEKIEFNDALVNPGIPRFVVLQNHDAIRKSTEILTSPKVKSLVMDLRDRYEKRICIFDLPPLLSTDDSIAFIPQVDCILLVVASGETKKSDVTECRRQLQAHNLLGVVFNKSDEKSAGYYY; encoded by the coding sequence GTGGAACGTATAAAAGAAGCGATTGCAAAAGCAAAAGAGCAAAATCCCGATATCGAGCGGATACCGTCTAAGAGTCCTACGACGTCGAAAACAGCCACGATTGTGCCTGAAAGCGGAGATATTAAGTATCAGCAAACGCGCGTTGTCGACCTTGATATGAAACATCTAGAGGAAAGCAGAATTATCACTCTTGATAGTGAAGATCCAAATTCCATTAGTTTCGATATTTTGAGAACCCAGGTACTTGCAAAAATGGAGGCAAATAATTGGCGTACGCTTGCAATTACGTCGCCAACACCGGAATGTGGTAAAACCGTTGTTTCTATTAATCTGGCTTTGAGTATTGCGAAGCAAACAGATTATACCGCATTATTGGCAGACTTTGACCTTCGGCGGCCTCGAGTAGGGGTATATTTGGGTTTGCCGGATAATAATACTTTGTCAGATTATCTGGACGAGAAAATTGAGTTTAATGATGCTTTAGTTAATCCCGGTATCCCACGGTTTGTGGTTTTGCAGAACCATGATGCTATTCGAAAATCAACTGAGATTCTGACGTCTCCAAAAGTTAAGTCATTGGTTATGGATTTGAGGGATAGGTATGAAAAACGGATCTGTATTTTTGATCTTCCTCCCCTATTGTCAACAGACGACTCTATTGCATTTATCCCACAGGTTGATTGTATACTCCTTGTCGTTGCTAGCGGAGAGACCAAGAAATCCGATGTGACCGAATGCCGCCGTCAGTTGCAGGCCCACAATTTACTAGGTGTGGTATTTAACAAATCGGATGAGAAATCTGCCGGCTACTATTACTAA
- a CDS encoding undecaprenyl-phosphate glucose phosphotransferase: protein MNKFTDETSIPGQTKIGGGYPLSSNVLSSIFSFLDSLWIILAGYLSYTFVVGGSLLLHDGYLFAICFIWLIFFFLGRYAGIYSFSTILAPLLNIPKLAIACLTSFMLLLAVAFSLKVSEDFSRIWMYSFGLTTFGLVMTSRVVGYFVISYLAGKGICTRNVVIIGSGMQTERLLAELATEKPAINQVVGIFDDRIGRVGPTVGGHLLLGNIDALVNFVRNNHVDDIIVALPWNADERQIEIVGRLRELPAHVHLLSDLVGFRFPYQPSPNHFGGVPMIEVVDSPLSGFKVVVKAMEDRILGLLLVLAFAPILLCVAIAIRLDSKGPVIFKQKRYGYNNKIFEIYKFRSMRPTTQDTSVTLQATKDDDRITRVGKFIRKTSLDELPQLFNVVIGNMSLVGPRPHAIDHNEEYSELIDGYFARHKVKPGITGWAQVKGFRGETDTLEKMEARVNYDTYYVENWSLFFDLQILAMTAFVGFVNKNAY from the coding sequence TTGAATAAGTTTACTGACGAGACGTCTATACCAGGCCAGACAAAAATTGGAGGCGGATATCCTTTGTCGTCTAATGTCTTGTCGTCAATTTTCAGTTTTTTGGATTCTCTTTGGATAATTCTCGCGGGCTATTTATCTTATACCTTTGTCGTTGGCGGGAGTCTTTTGTTACATGATGGATATCTATTTGCGATTTGCTTTATCTGGCTGATTTTTTTCTTTTTGGGGCGTTATGCAGGTATTTACTCCTTTTCCACAATTCTGGCCCCCTTATTGAATATCCCGAAGCTGGCGATTGCCTGCCTGACATCTTTCATGTTGTTACTCGCAGTTGCCTTTTCGCTAAAGGTCTCGGAAGATTTTTCACGAATATGGATGTATAGTTTTGGGCTGACTACATTTGGTCTTGTGATGACTTCCCGCGTAGTCGGTTATTTTGTAATTTCGTACTTGGCAGGTAAGGGTATCTGTACGCGAAATGTCGTAATTATTGGCAGCGGCATGCAAACGGAACGTTTACTCGCAGAGCTGGCAACAGAAAAACCCGCTATTAATCAAGTTGTCGGTATTTTTGATGATCGTATTGGCCGTGTTGGGCCGACCGTCGGAGGGCATTTGCTTCTTGGAAATATTGATGCGCTTGTGAATTTTGTCCGCAATAATCACGTTGATGATATTATTGTCGCTCTTCCCTGGAATGCAGATGAGCGGCAAATAGAAATTGTTGGCCGATTGCGGGAACTCCCTGCGCACGTCCACTTGCTTTCCGATCTGGTTGGTTTTCGTTTTCCCTACCAACCTTCTCCTAACCACTTTGGTGGTGTACCGATGATTGAAGTTGTCGATTCACCGCTTTCCGGCTTTAAAGTTGTCGTTAAGGCTATGGAAGACAGGATACTCGGTTTATTACTTGTACTGGCTTTCGCGCCAATCCTGCTATGTGTCGCGATCGCTATTCGCTTGGATAGTAAGGGCCCGGTAATTTTCAAACAGAAACGCTATGGTTACAATAATAAAATATTCGAAATTTATAAATTTCGGTCAATGCGTCCGACGACACAGGACACAAGCGTGACGCTTCAGGCAACCAAAGATGACGACCGAATAACCCGTGTTGGAAAATTTATTCGAAAAACAAGCTTGGATGAACTGCCTCAGCTTTTTAACGTTGTCATTGGTAATATGTCACTTGTTGGTCCACGTCCTCACGCCATTGATCATAACGAAGAATATTCAGAGCTCATTGACGGATATTTTGCACGACATAAAGTTAAACCCGGTATCACAGGCTGGGCTCAAGTTAAAGGGTTTCGCGGTGAGACTGACACATTGGAAAAAATGGAAGCCAGAGTTAACTACGATACCTATTATGTTGAAAACTGGTCGCTATTTTTTGATTTACAGATACTTGCAATGACCGCTTTTGTCGGCTTCGTCAATAAAAACGCTTATTGA
- a CDS encoding VanZ family protein translates to MKLNYPKLFFYVWIIGIGVVTYFSLTPVNHSPDLGFLVYDKILHLSCYFILSVIACLAANSWNKRYLLSFMTLLVGIGIEFLQPLTGRSFETADMIANLFGILMAIFLVKIVLKRFPSFNSL, encoded by the coding sequence ATGAAACTAAATTACCCGAAACTTTTCTTTTACGTATGGATCATCGGCATCGGTGTTGTTACCTATTTCTCTCTAACGCCGGTCAATCACTCTCCAGATCTTGGTTTTCTAGTATATGATAAAATCCTGCATCTATCATGTTATTTCATTTTGTCAGTTATCGCCTGTCTTGCTGCAAACTCGTGGAACAAGCGTTACTTACTCAGCTTCATGACGCTGCTAGTAGGTATAGGGATAGAATTTCTGCAACCCCTTACTGGGCGCAGCTTCGAAACGGCCGATATGATTGCAAATTTGTTCGGAATCCTTATGGCTATTTTCTTGGTAAAAATTGTTCTAAAGCGCTTTCCATCGTTCAATTCACTTTAA
- a CDS encoding AMP nucleosidase: MSEFLSATGNNHGNATNLQEFTDAEEAVAHIKRIYDENIKKVKSRFAAFEAGDKSSTASPAFYPYLGLTIETGDINLSGKRAYGNIDAAGTFGTTLTQPDLFESYYKEQINLILENHKRPVFVGVGARPMPLPFVIEAASSGVSADDMQALQTIFSMPELANINDSIANGTYVPVEDKPRPLSLFTAERVDYSLLRLAHYTGTAPDHFQRFVLFTNYQRYVDEFIEYGKSQISNGDEYRAFVEPGNVITPNTALTDSPPTGKAPNHLPQMPAYHLIRDKHMGITLVNIGVGPSNAKTITDHIAVLRPHCWLMIGHCGGLRRTQRLGDFVLAHAYVREDHVLDEDIHPSVPLPAIAEIQVALTEAVARAADPAIDGAGLKEHFRTGTVYTTDDRDWELRHKELAIRFNQSRAIAVDMESATIAANGFRFRVPYGTLLCVSDKPIHGEIKLPGMANKFYEDRTAKHLQIGIDTLRHLRIGGVESLHSRKLRSFDEPAFR; the protein is encoded by the coding sequence ATGAGTGAGTTTCTGTCTGCAACAGGCAATAATCACGGAAATGCTACAAATTTACAGGAGTTTACTGACGCCGAAGAAGCCGTAGCCCACATTAAAAGAATTTACGACGAAAATATAAAAAAGGTAAAATCCCGTTTTGCCGCCTTTGAGGCAGGTGACAAATCCTCTACAGCCTCGCCGGCATTTTATCCTTATCTCGGGTTGACCATCGAAACAGGCGATATCAATTTAAGCGGAAAACGCGCGTACGGAAATATAGATGCAGCGGGAACTTTCGGCACAACTTTGACGCAACCAGATTTGTTCGAAAGTTATTACAAGGAACAAATAAATCTAATACTGGAAAATCACAAACGGCCTGTTTTTGTTGGGGTCGGCGCGCGGCCAATGCCGCTACCATTTGTCATCGAAGCGGCGTCTTCCGGTGTTTCTGCAGATGATATGCAGGCGTTGCAAACTATTTTCTCCATGCCCGAGCTTGCAAATATAAATGATAGCATCGCGAACGGGACCTATGTTCCCGTTGAAGACAAACCCAGACCGCTGTCCCTCTTTACAGCAGAAAGAGTAGATTACTCCCTGCTCAGGCTTGCACATTATACAGGGACGGCACCAGATCATTTTCAGAGATTTGTTCTGTTTACCAACTATCAAAGATATGTGGATGAATTTATAGAGTACGGAAAGAGTCAGATTTCAAATGGTGACGAATATCGAGCCTTTGTCGAGCCAGGAAACGTGATAACCCCCAATACCGCTTTAACCGACAGCCCGCCAACCGGAAAGGCACCCAATCATTTACCTCAGATGCCTGCCTATCATCTTATCCGGGACAAACATATGGGCATTACTCTGGTAAATATTGGAGTTGGGCCGTCGAATGCAAAAACAATCACAGATCACATAGCTGTCCTGCGGCCGCATTGCTGGTTGATGATTGGTCACTGCGGCGGATTGAGACGAACACAACGTCTCGGTGATTTCGTCCTCGCCCATGCATATGTCCGCGAAGATCACGTCTTGGATGAAGATATCCACCCTTCTGTGCCCCTTCCGGCAATTGCCGAAATACAGGTGGCGCTTACCGAAGCGGTTGCCCGCGCAGCGGATCCAGCAATAGACGGGGCCGGGTTGAAGGAACATTTTCGAACAGGTACCGTTTATACGACTGATGACAGGGATTGGGAGCTTCGGCACAAAGAACTTGCGATCCGATTTAACCAGTCTCGCGCAATCGCTGTTGATATGGAGTCCGCAACAATCGCTGCGAATGGATTTCGATTTCGGGTTCCATACGGAACCTTGCTATGCGTGTCTGACAAACCAATTCACGGAGAAATTAAACTTCCGGGAATGGCCAATAAATTCTACGAAGACAGAACCGCAAAACATCTTCAGATTGGTATTGACACATTACGACATCTTCGGATTGGCGGCGTAGAAAGCTTGCATTCCAGAAAGTTGAGGAGCTTCGACGAACCGGCCTTCAGATAA
- the xrtD gene encoding VPLPA-CTERM-specific exosortase XrtD: protein MNWTKLALPALIALVFILYLPDGELLWDDWMNLEEFSHGPLMLAVSLYLLWARRTLLETYDTRGNWIGVLLSAVAIFIYALAVKSGIENLRHLSLFLLIFGLFLVFGGVTYGRYILPSLILLPFVVPPPAFLNANLTHGLQLLSTDMSVVMLRAAGLSVYQDGNIIDMGTIKLAVVEACAGLRYLYPMIGLGVMAGMIFDIPLWKRGLFVVIAAAVSIVMNSVRIFLTGAIADWTDTAVSDGFFHLFEGWVFFLVSFTVMMVICYLTLNKKEKSTIGHGVLKVSVPAEAVVEKPTPIAPIICGGVLCAAMIISVLIVRNIEPEVPDRRQFTSFPLKINNMIAEEDILPGVEQTILNMSDYFLGHYRSKAKPPITLFIGYYEQQSASNTPHSPRVCIPSGGWEIDNITEIELKNGDLSVPVNRVLISRGESKLLVYYWFQQRGKYIANEYKAKLNLLLGGMTSARTDGALIRLYMPIESTMSEVLADQELTKFSEELFGVLPSFVPN, encoded by the coding sequence ATGAATTGGACGAAGCTTGCTCTACCAGCATTGATTGCTCTGGTTTTCATATTGTATCTTCCAGACGGTGAATTGCTTTGGGATGATTGGATGAATCTTGAAGAATTCAGCCATGGACCCTTAATGCTAGCTGTTTCACTATATCTGCTATGGGCGCGACGTACCCTTCTAGAGACTTATGATACGAGAGGAAATTGGATAGGTGTACTATTAAGCGCGGTTGCCATATTCATATATGCGCTGGCAGTTAAATCAGGCATCGAGAATCTAAGGCATCTTAGCCTGTTTTTGCTAATATTTGGCCTATTTCTGGTGTTTGGCGGTGTTACATATGGTCGATATATCTTGCCGTCTCTAATTTTGCTTCCCTTTGTTGTTCCGCCACCTGCTTTTCTAAATGCAAATTTGACACATGGCCTTCAACTTCTTTCGACAGACATGAGTGTTGTCATGCTGCGTGCAGCCGGGCTTTCCGTTTATCAAGATGGAAACATCATCGATATGGGAACGATCAAGCTAGCAGTAGTTGAGGCCTGCGCCGGGTTGAGGTATTTATATCCGATGATCGGACTGGGCGTAATGGCCGGTATGATATTTGATATACCTCTGTGGAAACGCGGTTTATTCGTCGTTATCGCCGCTGCGGTTTCAATCGTTATGAATAGTGTCCGCATTTTTCTTACCGGGGCTATTGCAGACTGGACAGATACAGCTGTTTCAGATGGTTTTTTTCATCTTTTCGAAGGGTGGGTATTTTTCCTTGTTTCGTTCACGGTCATGATGGTAATTTGCTATTTGACGCTAAATAAGAAGGAAAAATCGACAATTGGACATGGCGTTCTGAAAGTGTCGGTTCCAGCGGAGGCAGTTGTTGAAAAACCAACACCAATTGCCCCGATAATATGTGGCGGCGTATTATGTGCCGCAATGATAATTTCCGTGTTAATTGTGCGAAATATTGAACCGGAAGTTCCTGATCGGCGCCAGTTTACAAGCTTTCCTTTGAAGATAAATAACATGATTGCAGAGGAAGATATTCTTCCTGGAGTAGAGCAGACAATTCTGAATATGAGCGACTATTTCCTGGGTCATTATCGGTCAAAGGCAAAGCCTCCTATTACTCTCTTTATTGGATATTACGAACAACAATCTGCGAGCAATACTCCACATTCTCCACGCGTCTGCATACCTTCAGGTGGTTGGGAAATTGACAATATAACTGAGATTGAACTGAAAAATGGTGATCTGAGCGTACCTGTGAATAGGGTTCTGATTAGCAGAGGGGAAAGTAAACTTCTAGTTTACTACTGGTTCCAACAGCGCGGGAAATATATTGCGAACGAATATAAAGCAAAGCTCAATCTCTTGTTGGGGGGCATGACATCTGCGAGAACAGACGGTGCTCTAATTAGATTGTATATGCCGATAGAATCAACAATGTCGGAAGTATTAGCAGACCAAGAACTTACCAAATTTTCAGAAGAACTGTTTGGTGTACTGCCATCCTTTGTTCCAAACTAA
- a CDS encoding alpha/beta fold hydrolase: MSKVKSNGLVLEYETFGTPSDPAIILVAGLGFQLIDWPLTFCKRLAENGFFVLRFDNRDIGLSQKLEEMPVPDLVALGENIKEGTALDLPYILTDMMEDVVGILDALSIDTVHLIGMSMGGMIAQLVAIHYPERLNSLTSIMSSSGSSALPPPSAAATTVLMSAPASEDLSDVVAFGLNVNDVIGSPGYRWNREELTDHIRACVERCYYPAGYVRQYAAVFGSPSRASLLPSITTPTLVIHGTEDPLVLSEAGKETARLIPDAQLELVEGMGHDLSPALCEHLADLILPHIKAS; the protein is encoded by the coding sequence ATGTCGAAGGTAAAAAGCAATGGATTGGTTTTGGAATATGAAACATTCGGGACGCCATCAGACCCTGCCATAATTCTTGTTGCGGGTCTCGGGTTTCAACTGATCGACTGGCCTTTGACTTTTTGCAAACGGCTGGCTGAAAACGGGTTTTTCGTTCTTCGTTTTGACAATAGAGATATAGGCCTTTCCCAGAAACTTGAGGAAATGCCTGTTCCGGATCTAGTGGCCCTGGGGGAAAATATAAAAGAGGGTACTGCCCTGGATCTTCCCTATATTCTAACGGATATGATGGAGGATGTTGTGGGCATACTGGATGCTCTTTCGATTGACACTGTTCATTTGATCGGCATGTCCATGGGCGGCATGATTGCCCAATTAGTGGCAATTCATTATCCGGAACGCCTTAACTCACTGACATCGATTATGTCGAGTAGTGGCTCTTCAGCCTTGCCGCCTCCGAGTGCAGCAGCAACTACAGTCTTGATGTCGGCACCTGCTAGTGAGGATCTTTCAGATGTCGTTGCCTTTGGGCTCAATGTCAATGATGTGATTGGAAGCCCTGGATACCGGTGGAACCGGGAGGAATTGACAGATCATATTCGAGCCTGTGTGGAAAGATGTTATTACCCCGCTGGATATGTCCGCCAATATGCGGCTGTATTTGGATCGCCCTCCCGGGCGAGCTTATTGCCCAGTATAACAACCCCAACGTTAGTAATCCATGGGACGGAAGATCCTTTGGTCCTGTCGGAAGCTGGAAAAGAAACGGCGCGTTTAATTCCTGATGCCCAGCTGGAGTTGGTTGAAGGTATGGGGCATGATCTTTCGCCGGCGCTATGTGAACATTTGGCCGACTTGATCTTGCCCCATATTAAAGCTAGCTAA
- the trxA gene encoding thioredoxin TrxA, protein MTTTTVTDSSFDEDVLNSSGLVLVDFWAEWCGPCKTIAPSLDEISNEMEGALTVAKINIDQNPNTPTKYGVRGIPTLMLFKDGEIAGTKVGASPKGQIEEWIKSAG, encoded by the coding sequence ATGACCACTACGACAGTCACCGACAGCTCCTTTGATGAAGATGTCTTGAATAGCTCCGGCTTAGTCCTTGTTGATTTCTGGGCCGAATGGTGTGGACCTTGTAAGACAATCGCCCCATCTCTTGACGAGATTTCCAATGAAATGGAAGGCGCTCTTACAGTTGCAAAAATTAACATTGACCAGAATCCGAATACGCCGACTAAATATGGTGTACGTGGTATTCCTACTTTGATGTTATTTAAAGATGGCGAAATTGCCGGAACCAAAGTTGGCGCATCACCTAAAGGCCAGATAGAAGAATGGATCAAGTCTGCGGGTTAG
- a CDS encoding SDR family NAD(P)-dependent oxidoreductase, with translation MSKKVILVTGAGSGIGRALSIGFANDKFTVIGVGRDAENLKGTKAIALDGQFDYYAADIADFTAMSQIVNEIIDRHDSLDILINNAAVYPKQRFLDTTPEEWASTININLNAMANCCRLVLPGMLEKEYGRIINVGSLADLNPIVMSAAYSTSKGAVHVLTRAIAREIDTLNKPNVLINEFLPDKTESAMSDVGGAPDKAYLPVKKLIDRPSGSPSGRSYSSGREVLPNLGLKILLKHAFSEKITALTKGR, from the coding sequence ATGTCAAAAAAAGTCATTTTGGTAACTGGAGCAGGAAGCGGTATTGGGAGAGCTCTAAGTATTGGCTTTGCAAATGATAAATTTACTGTCATTGGGGTAGGTAGAGACGCAGAAAATCTAAAAGGCACAAAGGCTATCGCGTTGGATGGTCAATTTGACTATTATGCAGCGGATATAGCTGATTTTACAGCAATGTCACAGATAGTGAATGAAATTATCGACCGCCATGACTCGCTCGATATACTTATAAATAATGCGGCGGTTTATCCCAAACAACGGTTTTTAGATACCACACCAGAAGAATGGGCCTCGACAATAAATATTAACTTGAATGCAATGGCAAATTGTTGCCGATTAGTTCTCCCCGGGATGCTTGAAAAGGAATATGGCCGTATAATTAATGTTGGATCTCTTGCGGACCTAAATCCAATAGTAATGTCCGCCGCCTATAGCACTTCAAAAGGAGCCGTTCACGTGTTGACCAGGGCAATCGCCAGAGAAATTGACACACTCAACAAACCAAATGTTCTAATCAATGAGTTTCTTCCAGATAAGACGGAATCTGCAATGAGCGATGTAGGTGGGGCTCCTGATAAAGCATATTTACCAGTAAAAAAATTGATCGATAGGCCATCCGGCAGCCCTTCCGGAAGATCCTATTCTTCTGGAAGAGAAGTGCTTCCGAACCTTGGCCTTAAGATACTGCTAAAGCATGCGTTTAGCGAAAAAATTACAGCGCTTACTAAAGGCCGTTAA
- a CDS encoding tRNA dihydrouridine synthase, with protein MTTVTLAPMEGVVDVYMRELLTGIGGFDLCVSEFVRVSQHLFPAAVFYRNCPELLTGGKTSSGVPVHVQIMGGEPSVMAENAAYVAELGAPGIDINFGCPAKTVNRHDAGATLLQWPDRLNEIVSAVRRAVPASIPVSAKMRLGFSEKSLALENALAIECAGASKLTVHARTKLEGYRAPAHWEYLQPLAEKLEIPVVANGEIWTKDDYSQCLALSGCAHVMVGRGVIARPSLGLEISTEGEQFFQLGLFDWPKILNLIIDYYNLTKSMENENRQMGRLKQWIKLLGRTYGQSSVLFDQIRRFEDPMKIVQEVRKELYRSMGDQLAS; from the coding sequence GTGACGACGGTAACACTTGCCCCAATGGAAGGCGTTGTTGATGTTTATATGCGGGAGCTCCTGACGGGCATCGGCGGCTTTGATCTTTGTGTGTCGGAATTTGTTCGTGTAAGCCAGCATTTGTTTCCTGCTGCGGTTTTTTATCGTAATTGCCCGGAATTATTAACCGGAGGCAAGACATCTTCAGGCGTACCCGTTCACGTCCAAATAATGGGCGGTGAACCCTCTGTTATGGCAGAAAACGCTGCTTACGTTGCAGAATTGGGTGCACCGGGAATAGATATAAATTTTGGCTGTCCGGCGAAAACCGTAAATCGCCATGATGCTGGGGCCACCCTATTGCAATGGCCCGACCGATTAAACGAAATAGTCTCGGCGGTTCGCCGCGCCGTACCAGCAAGCATTCCGGTTAGTGCCAAAATGCGACTGGGGTTTTCGGAAAAATCTTTGGCGCTCGAAAATGCCCTGGCGATCGAATGTGCAGGTGCGTCGAAGCTGACTGTCCATGCGCGCACAAAACTTGAGGGATATCGGGCACCCGCCCATTGGGAATATTTGCAACCATTGGCAGAGAAGCTAGAAATTCCAGTAGTGGCAAACGGAGAAATATGGACGAAGGATGACTATTCACAATGTTTGGCACTAAGTGGATGCGCGCATGTGATGGTTGGGCGTGGTGTAATAGCACGGCCTAGCCTTGGTCTTGAAATATCAACTGAGGGGGAACAATTTTTTCAGTTGGGCTTATTCGACTGGCCAAAAATTCTAAATCTGATTATTGACTACTATAATTTGACGAAATCCATGGAAAATGAAAATCGACAAATGGGCCGATTAAAGCAATGGATTAAGCTGTTGGGCCGAACTTATGGACAATCATCAGTGCTTTTCGATCAAATCAGGCGATTTGAGGATCCTATGAAAATTGTTCAGGAAGTTCGAAAAGAATTATACCGGTCAATGGGGGACCAGTTAGCCTCATAG